The following are from one region of the Paenibacillus sp. KS-LC4 genome:
- a CDS encoding GDSL-type esterase/lipase family protein, with product MGQGEKVSAADNYKFDFGNSGVASGYIGVSATQGFSASLGYGFNTPANMQNVTASGTGVGSDAVRFLTFGTKSTNTFNVNLSNGLYEVKVMLGNTSRASVAAEGVYQIMNMTGNLATDSFQIPITDGQLNILVTEGKVGTAFTLSSLEITKISNNPVTKRTIYIGGDSTVANYYPLASSIQGGWGQMLKQYVNSSTFQVRNMATGGQFARGFRDDGQLEAILKYIKPGDYFILQFGINDTAAKNETTEAQFKEIMREMVTKVKAKGATVVLSTPQGRATDFNASNVHSSTGRWYRAATMALAVEENVTLVDLNVLSSAYFTSIGPAATLNLYMTGDTLHPNYAGAQKLAQLVKNNLSSQGLSGF from the coding sequence ATGGGGCAGGGTGAAAAGGTTAGTGCCGCAGACAATTATAAATTTGATTTCGGCAATAGTGGAGTGGCCTCCGGCTACATTGGCGTATCTGCTACGCAGGGCTTTTCGGCTTCGCTGGGCTACGGCTTTAATACACCAGCCAATATGCAAAATGTAACCGCTTCTGGAACAGGCGTAGGCAGTGATGCGGTACGCTTCCTTACATTCGGTACGAAAAGCACAAATACGTTTAATGTTAATTTGTCTAATGGGCTGTATGAAGTGAAGGTCATGCTTGGCAATACGTCGCGAGCCAGTGTGGCCGCGGAGGGCGTTTACCAAATTATGAATATGACAGGCAACCTTGCAACGGACTCTTTTCAAATTCCAATTACCGATGGGCAGCTTAATATTTTGGTAACAGAAGGCAAGGTCGGCACTGCCTTTACACTCAGCTCGCTGGAAATTACGAAAATTTCCAACAATCCGGTTACGAAGCGGACGATTTATATTGGCGGCGATTCGACGGTCGCGAATTACTATCCATTGGCAAGCAGCATACAGGGCGGCTGGGGACAAATGTTGAAGCAATATGTTAACAGCAGCACGTTTCAGGTACGGAATATGGCGACAGGCGGACAATTCGCGAGAGGGTTTCGGGATGATGGACAGCTGGAAGCGATTTTGAAATATATTAAACCGGGCGATTATTTCATACTCCAATTTGGCATTAACGATACTGCCGCAAAAAATGAAACAACCGAAGCGCAGTTCAAGGAGATTATGCGTGAGATGGTTACCAAGGTCAAGGCGAAGGGAGCGACCGTCGTCCTTTCCACGCCGCAAGGTCGGGCAACTGATTTTAATGCGAGCAATGTCCACAGCTCCACGGGCAGATGGTACAGAGCAGCAACAATGGCGCTGGCTGTCGAAGAAAATGTAACGCTCGTTGATCTCAATGTGCTTAGCTCTGCGTATTTCACCTCCATCGGCCCTGCGGCAACTTTGAACCTCTACATGACGGGAGATACGCTGCATCCCAATTATGCAGGGGCTCAGAAGCTGGCCCAACTTGTGAAAAATAATCTCAGTAGCCAAGGCTTGAGCGGCTTTTGA
- a CDS encoding ring-cleaving dioxygenase: MNVKGIHHLSAMTGSVSLNYNFYTQVLGMRLIKKTVNQDDTSAYHLFYGDERGNPGTELTFFDFPNIGNNRPGVSSISGTSLRVASDKALEYWLQRFDEHEVKHSEIKSFANRNVIFFEDPEKQQLALVSDETNSGVAAGIPWDRSPVPVEYGITGLGPVKLTVRKPDSTVAALKLLGFEETGRVPALVEGQDDIIIMQAHEGGSGSEVQVEPRSDLSFAGLGKGGVHHVAFRVEDKEELMAWIDVLNKAGLQNSGFVERYYFRSLYFREPNGILFELATDGPGFVTDEPFETLGESLALPPFLEPRREAIEARLKPIDTTLKA, from the coding sequence ATGAACGTAAAAGGAATCCATCATCTATCTGCTATGACAGGCAGCGTATCCTTAAACTACAACTTCTATACGCAGGTGCTTGGCATGCGACTGATTAAAAAAACTGTAAATCAGGACGACACATCCGCTTACCATCTCTTTTATGGCGATGAAAGAGGCAATCCGGGTACGGAGTTGACTTTTTTTGACTTTCCTAACATTGGAAACAACCGTCCTGGCGTAAGCAGCATCTCCGGCACGTCGCTGCGGGTTGCGAGCGACAAGGCGCTGGAATATTGGCTTCAGCGCTTTGACGAGCATGAGGTTAAACATTCAGAAATTAAGTCGTTTGCAAATCGCAACGTTATCTTTTTTGAAGATCCAGAAAAACAGCAGCTTGCCCTTGTATCGGATGAAACGAACAGTGGTGTTGCTGCCGGTATACCTTGGGACCGCAGCCCCGTGCCGGTAGAATACGGGATTACAGGTCTCGGCCCTGTTAAACTGACTGTTCGCAAGCCTGATTCAACTGTTGCCGCTCTCAAGCTGCTCGGCTTCGAAGAGACAGGGCGTGTTCCTGCTCTCGTCGAAGGACAGGACGATATTATCATTATGCAGGCTCATGAGGGTGGCTCTGGCTCTGAAGTGCAGGTAGAGCCGCGCAGCGACTTATCGTTTGCTGGCCTTGGCAAAGGCGGTGTTCACCATGTTGCTTTCCGCGTAGAGGATAAGGAAGAGCTTATGGCGTGGATCGACGTATTGAATAAGGCGGGCTTGCAAAACTCAGGCTTTGTGGAACGCTACTACTTCCGTTCGTTATATTTCCGCGAGCCGAATGGCATTTTGTTCGAATTGGCCACCGACGGTCCAGGCTTTGTAACAGACGAGCCTTTCGAGACGCTTGGCGAATCGCTGGCGCTGCCTCCGTTTCTGGAACCGCGCCGCGAAGCCATCGAAGCACGGCTTAAACCCATTGATACGACGCTTAAGGCATAA
- a CDS encoding methyl-accepting chemotaxis protein, which produces MKLKMKLMLMFVITVIFAATPLVSVGLYHMDKQASRGVDAQLVGTMASAANQLDSWLSSNAKVVETLGFVIQEGIPDGELTENYFSIMKLGTNKESMSDFYFGFESDGTFMNGSDWTPDADYDPRQRPWYVEAKQANKLIFSDPYQDMMSKQYAVSIAMPVNSQNGGIKGIVAGDLLLSTITETVGKINLDGLGYAFLLDKKGMILAHPDEQQVNTSAADNIELKPLLADMQANESGQQSFSFDGESYLLYYNEIPSTGWIVGSVISEKLAFADYFKLRNQYIIIILATLLIVMAAAYFIATQFAKPLHRLRATSQQMSEGDFTGRVSIKGKDEFAELGTAFNLMSDKLSALLKQVTEAAGQVHSVSIEMDEHTNNTQRISQQISLATEELAKGSSSQADSVYAGSERLSEMSESARGISHSVEQSVAMMNEAGMAMEEGLQAVEQQVKLAADNRKSIDSVGESIALLADKSQKIEVIVGVIRGIASQTNLLALNAAIEAARAGENGRGFAVVADEVRKLAEQSAGSAGDIIVLLDEIQAASRQSVSEVSHAEGFVEQQVTAVNETRDSFERIRQSMDGIGSHIRSVSVSTAELDDNAGKISEVIASVAAMSQQSAASTEEVASSTQEQFEFISNISERSNELAQHANTLFEEVKKFRI; this is translated from the coding sequence ATGAAACTCAAAATGAAATTAATGTTGATGTTCGTGATAACGGTTATTTTTGCAGCCACCCCACTAGTCTCAGTTGGGCTTTATCACATGGATAAACAGGCTTCCCGCGGGGTAGATGCCCAGCTCGTAGGCACGATGGCTTCCGCTGCTAACCAATTGGACTCCTGGCTAAGCAGCAATGCGAAAGTAGTTGAAACGCTCGGCTTTGTTATTCAGGAGGGCATTCCAGACGGCGAGCTGACTGAAAATTATTTTTCAATTATGAAACTTGGCACGAATAAAGAAAGCATGTCCGACTTTTACTTTGGCTTCGAATCGGATGGCACATTTATGAATGGCTCTGACTGGACACCAGATGCGGATTATGATCCTCGCCAGCGGCCATGGTATGTGGAGGCAAAGCAGGCCAACAAACTCATCTTTTCCGATCCGTACCAAGACATGATGTCCAAACAATATGCTGTATCCATTGCGATGCCGGTAAACAGCCAAAATGGCGGTATTAAAGGCATCGTTGCTGGTGACCTCCTGCTTTCGACCATTACGGAAACGGTAGGTAAAATCAATTTGGACGGGCTCGGCTATGCGTTTTTGCTGGATAAGAAGGGCATGATTTTAGCTCATCCTGATGAACAGCAGGTCAATACGTCCGCTGCGGACAATATCGAGCTGAAGCCACTGCTTGCAGACATGCAAGCCAATGAAAGCGGCCAGCAGTCCTTCAGCTTCGATGGTGAAAGCTATTTGCTTTACTACAACGAAATACCAAGCACCGGCTGGATTGTAGGCTCAGTCATCTCGGAAAAGCTTGCTTTTGCTGATTATTTCAAGCTCCGCAATCAATATATAATCATTATTTTAGCTACCTTGCTTATTGTCATGGCTGCCGCTTACTTTATTGCTACACAATTCGCCAAGCCGCTGCACAGGCTGCGGGCGACGTCCCAGCAAATGTCGGAAGGCGACTTTACGGGCAGGGTTTCTATTAAAGGCAAGGATGAATTTGCTGAGCTGGGCACAGCCTTTAATCTCATGTCCGATAAATTAAGCGCTCTGCTCAAGCAGGTAACGGAGGCTGCGGGTCAGGTTCACAGCGTCTCCATCGAAATGGACGAACATACGAATAATACGCAGCGGATATCTCAGCAAATTTCCTTGGCTACAGAAGAGCTGGCCAAAGGCTCCAGCTCGCAAGCCGATTCCGTCTATGCAGGCTCAGAGCGCCTGTCTGAAATGAGTGAATCGGCCCGAGGCATCAGCCACAGTGTGGAACAATCCGTTGCGATGATGAATGAAGCAGGAATGGCGATGGAGGAAGGTCTGCAGGCCGTGGAGCAGCAGGTAAAGCTTGCAGCAGACAATCGTAAGTCGATAGATAGCGTTGGCGAGTCTATCGCCCTGCTTGCCGATAAATCGCAAAAAATTGAAGTCATCGTTGGTGTTATTCGCGGCATCGCCTCCCAAACCAATTTGCTTGCCTTGAATGCAGCGATTGAAGCAGCACGTGCCGGAGAAAATGGACGCGGGTTTGCGGTGGTGGCAGACGAGGTTAGGAAGCTTGCTGAGCAGTCTGCTGGCTCCGCTGGAGACATCATTGTACTGCTGGACGAAATTCAAGCAGCAAGCCGTCAGAGCGTAAGCGAGGTGTCCCATGCAGAGGGTTTTGTGGAGCAGCAGGTAACAGCGGTAAATGAGACGCGAGATTCATTCGAGCGGATTAGGCAATCCATGGATGGTATTGGCAGCCACATTAGATCCGTCTCCGTCTCGACAGCGGAGCTTGATGATAATGCCGGCAAAATTTCTGAAGTCATTGCAAGTGTTGCCGCCATGTCTCAGCAAAGCGCGGCTTCGACGGAAGAAGTTGCTTCCTCTACGCAGGAGCAGTTTGAGTTTATTTCGAATATTTCCGAACGTTCGAATGAGCTTGCACAGCATGCCAATACTTTGTTTGAAGAAGTGAAAAAGTTTAGAATTTAA
- a CDS encoding thiamine pyrophosphate-binding protein: MRAIEAGMRFLIKQGVKYIFGIPAGSINALYDCLYDLPELQAVVAKHETSSGYMAAAYTRITGMPSVCVGSSGPGATNLVTPAANAWKEKLPVIFITGSVPLSRHGKGGAQELGADPIFAPVTKLSRMVMTAEELPGAIAEAYWTAISGVPGPVHLSIPIDIQMHDIGDIVLPELPLLQERLAPVDKMLIDATLEAVLQAGERGALLLGHGAKSAKDEVLAFAEQTGWMVATTPRGKGAFPEDHPQSLGVYGLSGNDKAIEFLNSNGHKLIIVLGSSLGELATCNWEARLTAGKQLVHVDYDERELGRCYEADFALHGEIAPVMRELSAGLAQAGIGLSAERKMRLEQLYFARLEAAAAALDRETWNTRTAIRMLGAHAPEQTRFYIDIGEFMTYSIQNLLIREQQQFDININFGGMGSGIAGSLGAQLAEPERPVLCITGDGCFFMHGLEVITAKEYGLPIVFVVINNARLGMVYHGHMLQYERCLSDFSQQRVSIAAVAESLGVRHMQVGSVDQLQAEHIQQWFAEGVSGPLVVEIVVDGNEIPPMGERVKFLQGATY; encoded by the coding sequence ATGCGTGCTATCGAAGCGGGTATGCGCTTTTTAATCAAACAGGGAGTAAAATATATATTTGGCATTCCTGCTGGCTCGATAAATGCCCTTTATGATTGTTTATATGATTTGCCAGAGCTGCAGGCAGTAGTAGCCAAGCATGAGACGAGCTCTGGCTATATGGCGGCAGCTTATACACGCATCACCGGCATGCCGTCGGTATGCGTAGGCTCCAGCGGACCGGGTGCTACGAATTTGGTGACACCAGCCGCCAATGCCTGGAAAGAGAAGCTGCCAGTCATCTTTATCACCGGCTCTGTGCCGTTGTCTAGGCACGGCAAAGGAGGCGCACAGGAGCTCGGAGCTGATCCGATTTTTGCACCTGTTACGAAGCTTAGCCGAATGGTCATGACTGCTGAAGAACTGCCCGGAGCAATTGCCGAGGCGTATTGGACGGCGATTAGCGGGGTTCCAGGACCGGTGCATTTGTCCATACCGATTGACATTCAGATGCACGATATAGGCGATATAGTGCTGCCTGAGCTGCCATTGCTACAGGAGCGGCTGGCTCCAGTAGACAAAATGCTTATAGATGCGACATTGGAAGCGGTGCTGCAAGCTGGTGAGCGAGGGGCCTTATTACTTGGTCATGGAGCGAAAAGCGCAAAGGATGAAGTACTCGCGTTTGCGGAGCAGACAGGATGGATGGTTGCCACGACACCCCGTGGAAAAGGAGCTTTCCCTGAAGACCATCCACAATCGCTTGGCGTCTATGGCCTTTCCGGCAATGATAAAGCAATTGAATTTCTAAACAGTAACGGCCATAAGCTTATTATAGTACTGGGCTCAAGCCTTGGTGAGCTTGCGACCTGCAATTGGGAAGCGAGATTGACGGCAGGCAAGCAGCTCGTTCATGTCGATTATGATGAGCGGGAGCTTGGGCGCTGCTACGAAGCGGACTTCGCCTTGCATGGAGAAATTGCTCCTGTGATGCGCGAGCTGAGCGCAGGGCTTGCACAGGCAGGAATCGGCTTGAGTGCAGAGCGGAAAATGCGGCTAGAGCAGCTGTATTTTGCCCGCTTGGAGGCGGCGGCCGCTGCTTTGGATAGAGAGACGTGGAATACACGTACTGCGATTCGCATGCTTGGTGCTCACGCGCCGGAGCAAACCCGTTTTTACATTGATATTGGCGAGTTCATGACGTATTCCATTCAAAATTTGCTTATTCGTGAGCAGCAGCAATTTGATATCAATATTAATTTTGGTGGTATGGGCTCAGGCATAGCGGGCTCGTTAGGTGCACAGCTCGCAGAGCCAGAGCGCCCAGTCCTCTGCATAACGGGGGACGGCTGCTTTTTCATGCATGGATTGGAAGTCATAACAGCTAAGGAATACGGCTTGCCAATCGTTTTCGTTGTCATTAACAACGCTCGTCTCGGCATGGTCTATCATGGTCATATGCTGCAATACGAGCGCTGTCTCAGCGATTTCTCGCAGCAGCGCGTCAGCATTGCAGCAGTCGCCGAGTCGCTTGGCGTTCGCCATATGCAAGTGGGGTCAGTGGATCAGCTTCAAGCCGAGCATATTCAGCAGTGGTTTGCCGAAGGCGTAAGTGGACCTCTGGTCGTAGAGATAGTCGTTGATGGCAATGAAATTCCGCCAATGGGCGAACGAGTAAAGTTTTTGCAAGGGGCGACATATTAA
- a CDS encoding GAF domain-containing sensor histidine kinase codes for MTKIINSQYEQSEILQVFVDAIASEITQADLVGFFLKQPNGTYKGYKGNKMPVDITELIIDPSEDAFVHDIMENRTIGYIPDTSKDNRIDDTKKNLLSIKSILGIPVIVDDKIFGLVFVHDFGKPMNLTQEQMDVTEAFVNMASVAIRNLQMFEQSQELLEKQQLLLDATKSLSKSLSVREVLKTCFYYMQRASGSDDVAIHLFNEKDRTVEPFHLSSLNVKEEDWRGKHRDVIKLSIDNDKLFYEVIMHKRAIFIPDVYADERPNHKACEMFGIKSLLAIPLVAKGSVFGIIAIPSIHKPTEYEEGKIEFCHSIADVTATALSNALHTEHLDQAVSERSMELQQANFKLEGLVKELEYLNELKNDFIATLSHELRTPITAIKGTVDILGKGLLGQLNDAQHDLLDTAGRSIERLLNQVNELLDFAKMENGKFELCYKVVDFNDLIREAARIVQSLVNKKKINLAIEIEETADMIIQADRERILQILLNLLSNSVKFTPQQGQITIRASSDDDHLKLEVCDNGIGIPLEKQKNIFTKFYQVNNQINGTGLGLAISKQLIELHGGQIWFNSNEGAGSIFTFVLPKRGQR; via the coding sequence ATGACCAAAATTATCAATTCGCAATATGAGCAGTCTGAAATTTTGCAAGTGTTCGTTGATGCAATAGCAAGTGAAATTACTCAGGCCGACCTTGTTGGCTTTTTTCTAAAGCAGCCAAATGGAACGTACAAGGGCTACAAAGGCAACAAAATGCCCGTTGATATAACCGAGCTAATTATTGATCCATCGGAGGATGCATTCGTACACGATATTATGGAAAATCGTACGATTGGCTATATTCCTGATACGAGCAAAGACAATCGCATTGACGATACGAAAAAGAATCTGCTGAGCATCAAGTCGATTTTGGGGATTCCGGTTATTGTCGATGATAAAATATTCGGACTTGTGTTCGTCCATGACTTTGGCAAGCCAATGAATTTAACACAGGAGCAGATGGACGTAACAGAAGCATTCGTCAATATGGCAAGCGTAGCGATTCGCAATTTGCAAATGTTCGAGCAGTCGCAAGAGCTGCTGGAGAAGCAGCAATTGCTGCTGGATGCAACGAAATCGCTGTCCAAGTCGCTGTCCGTCCGTGAAGTATTAAAAACCTGCTTTTATTATATGCAGCGTGCCAGCGGCTCGGATGATGTTGCCATTCATTTGTTTAATGAGAAGGATCGGACGGTCGAGCCTTTCCATCTGTCTTCTCTGAATGTAAAGGAAGAGGACTGGCGAGGGAAGCATCGTGATGTAATCAAGCTAAGCATCGACAATGACAAGCTGTTTTACGAGGTCATTATGCACAAACGGGCGATCTTCATTCCAGACGTTTATGCGGACGAGCGCCCTAATCATAAAGCATGTGAGATGTTCGGAATTAAAAGCTTGCTCGCTATTCCGCTAGTGGCAAAGGGCAGCGTATTTGGTATTATTGCGATTCCATCCATTCATAAGCCTACAGAGTACGAGGAGGGCAAAATAGAGTTTTGCCATTCTATTGCCGATGTAACAGCTACAGCTTTGTCTAATGCGCTGCATACGGAGCATTTGGATCAGGCAGTAAGTGAACGCTCGATGGAGCTGCAGCAGGCGAATTTTAAGCTGGAGGGGCTTGTTAAGGAGCTGGAATACTTAAACGAGCTCAAAAACGATTTCATTGCAACGCTGTCCCATGAACTGAGAACGCCAATCACTGCAATCAAGGGGACCGTCGATATATTGGGCAAAGGGCTCCTTGGGCAATTAAACGATGCGCAGCATGATTTGCTCGATACGGCAGGCCGGTCCATTGAGCGTTTATTGAACCAGGTAAATGAGCTGCTTGATTTTGCCAAGATGGAAAATGGGAAATTTGAGCTCTGCTATAAGGTTGTTGATTTTAATGATTTAATTCGCGAGGCCGCGCGCATCGTTCAATCGCTGGTCAATAAGAAGAAAATCAACTTGGCAATCGAAATCGAAGAGACGGCGGATATGATTATTCAGGCGGATCGGGAACGGATTTTGCAAATATTGCTGAATTTGCTGTCCAATTCGGTGAAATTTACGCCACAGCAAGGGCAAATTACGATTCGCGCATCCTCCGACGATGATCATTTAAAGCTGGAGGTTTGCGACAATGGCATCGGCATACCGTTAGAGAAGCAAAAAAACATTTTCACGAAATTTTATCAGGTTAATAATCAAATTAATGGTACGGGGCTGGGTCTTGCTATCTCCAAGCAGCTAATTGAGCTGCATGGCGGTCAAATATGGTTTAATAGCAATGAAGGAGCAGGCTCTATATTTACGTTTGTACTGCCAAAAAGGGGGCAGAGATAA
- a CDS encoding diguanylate cyclase, whose protein sequence is MRKRVFIVDDEPHNIHILRVFLTSLNYDIYVAENGRQAVEMIDAVAPDLILLDVMMPDLSGFEVYKRWLDKDDFDVPIIFLSANVQKKAMLEGLQLGAFDYLTKPYDLDLLEMKVSIALQQKMKLSSLKKDNEQLAELAYVDALTGLYNRTYLEVVAQQIKDGERHFESVLMIDMDNFKTINDTFGHMIGDQTLRDIGNILFQVLTPYVHVSFRYGGDEFLVILQDREAALVAAEAIIAAVDQMQVGHCSQKQIQVSVSIGVSHSLDSSTLHQMISQADSALLGSKRGGRHQITVN, encoded by the coding sequence ATGCGCAAGAGGGTTTTTATTGTCGACGATGAGCCTCACAACATCCATATACTCCGTGTTTTCTTGACATCGCTGAATTATGATATTTATGTAGCCGAGAATGGCAGACAGGCGGTGGAAATGATTGACGCTGTTGCGCCGGACTTGATTTTACTGGATGTGATGATGCCGGATTTGTCAGGATTTGAGGTTTATAAACGCTGGCTGGACAAAGATGATTTTGACGTGCCAATCATTTTTCTATCTGCCAATGTACAGAAGAAGGCGATGCTGGAAGGGCTTCAGCTTGGCGCCTTTGATTATTTAACCAAGCCTTATGATCTCGATTTGCTCGAGATGAAGGTGTCGATTGCCTTGCAGCAAAAAATGAAGCTGTCGAGCTTGAAAAAGGATAATGAGCAGCTTGCAGAGCTAGCTTATGTGGACGCGCTAACGGGACTTTACAATCGTACATATTTGGAAGTCGTAGCCCAGCAAATTAAAGACGGAGAAAGGCATTTTGAGTCCGTTCTGATGATTGACATGGATAATTTTAAAACAATTAACGATACTTTCGGTCATATGATTGGCGACCAGACGCTTCGCGACATTGGAAACATCCTTTTTCAGGTGCTTACCCCTTATGTGCATGTGTCTTTCCGTTATGGGGGAGACGAGTTTCTCGTTATATTGCAGGATAGGGAGGCAGCGCTCGTGGCGGCAGAAGCCATTATTGCCGCCGTGGATCAAATGCAGGTCGGCCATTGTTCCCAAAAGCAGATTCAGGTTTCCGTCAGCATCGGAGTATCTCACAGCTTAGACTCCAGTACCCTTCATCAGATGATATCGCAAGCGGACTCTGCATTATTAGGCTCGAAACGAGGCGGCAGGCACCAAATAACAGTGAATTAA
- a CDS encoding HD-GYP domain-containing protein — protein sequence MQMEQLIEKIYFRKQVLKQQSYENLVNTLRMKDGFTLNHCYNVAFYASLLGAKVGVDAEQLEQLKISALLHDIGKIAIPDSILLKPDRLTEDEFSVIKQHPAIGYELLKDLPDVQKILPVVRWHHERIDGKGYPDGLSGDEIPLLVRIVSLADAFDAMTSTRVYRHSLPVFEVRRQLEINGGKQFDERLVKAFLQMLDDHMIMDRLVWDE from the coding sequence ATGCAAATGGAACAGTTAATCGAGAAAATTTATTTTCGCAAGCAGGTGTTGAAGCAGCAATCCTACGAGAATTTGGTCAACACCTTGCGGATGAAGGATGGTTTTACGCTTAATCATTGTTATAATGTGGCCTTCTACGCTTCTTTGTTGGGCGCCAAAGTAGGCGTTGATGCTGAGCAATTGGAGCAGCTCAAAATATCGGCCCTGCTGCATGACATTGGAAAAATCGCCATACCGGACTCGATACTGCTTAAGCCTGATCGACTGACGGAGGATGAATTTTCGGTTATAAAACAGCACCCTGCAATTGGATACGAGCTGCTCAAGGATTTGCCTGATGTTCAGAAAATATTGCCTGTCGTACGCTGGCATCATGAGCGAATTGATGGCAAAGGCTATCCGGACGGTCTCAGCGGGGATGAAATTCCTTTGCTCGTGCGTATTGTCAGCTTGGCAGACGCCTTCGACGCGATGACCTCTACGAGAGTATATCGGCATTCCCTTCCTGTCTTCGAGGTTCGGAGGCAACTGGAAATCAACGGAGGGAAGCAGTTTGACGAGCGGCTTGTAAAAGCATTTCTGCAAATGCTTGATGATCATATGATTATGGACAGATTGGTTTGGGATGAGTGA
- a CDS encoding DUF3817 domain-containing protein, which yields MSTYTLKTAMGRLRLFGITEGISFLVLLFIAMPLKYGAGIDEAVSITGMLHGVLFIIYLIGIANAFFVKQLSFFHSFLAVLAAFLPFGPFLLDRKLR from the coding sequence ATGTCAACCTATACGTTGAAAACAGCGATGGGCCGGCTGCGCCTGTTCGGCATTACGGAAGGAATTTCGTTTTTGGTGCTGCTGTTTATTGCCATGCCGCTGAAGTACGGCGCAGGCATTGATGAAGCGGTTTCGATTACAGGGATGCTGCATGGCGTGCTGTTTATTATCTATCTCATCGGAATAGCCAATGCTTTTTTCGTGAAGCAATTGTCCTTCTTTCATTCTTTTTTGGCAGTTCTTGCTGCTTTCTTACCCTTTGGTCCATTTTTACTGGATCGCAAGCTGCGTTAA
- a CDS encoding DUF4166 domain-containing protein, whose protein sequence is MASIYEQALGADFAKLHPRIQERFGFSSTDGIASIGEGVMEEIWYSKRVAIPLYIGNWRHIMFPQGGSQIPFTIGNYAYSDQFGRETVTWIRTFKFPQKIRRFDATMIYSRKREKIVDYLGTKQHLAVELNISAVPGGGIRIRSGQQRFYERFLQFRFPRWLTGEADVMEWYDDALDKYRISVQVNNPLIGTVFRYAGSFEAYFIDTDKQAIPLDARPLREERRE, encoded by the coding sequence ATGGCATCCATTTATGAACAGGCTTTAGGAGCAGATTTTGCAAAGCTACACCCGCGCATTCAAGAACGGTTTGGCTTCAGCAGTACAGATGGTATAGCTTCGATCGGAGAAGGCGTCATGGAAGAAATTTGGTATAGCAAGCGCGTTGCCATCCCGCTTTACATTGGCAACTGGCGCCATATCATGTTCCCGCAGGGTGGCAGTCAAATTCCATTTACGATTGGGAATTATGCCTATTCAGATCAATTTGGCCGGGAAACGGTGACCTGGATCAGAACCTTCAAATTTCCGCAAAAAATACGAAGATTCGACGCTACGATGATTTATAGTCGAAAACGTGAAAAGATTGTCGATTATCTGGGGACGAAGCAGCATCTGGCTGTAGAGCTTAATATTTCCGCCGTACCGGGTGGAGGCATTCGCATTCGCTCCGGCCAGCAGCGCTTCTATGAGCGTTTCTTGCAATTCCGCTTTCCTAGATGGTTGACGGGCGAAGCCGATGTGATGGAATGGTATGACGATGCTCTGGATAAATACCGGATCTCGGTTCAGGTGAACAATCCGCTTATCGGTACGGTTTTTCGCTATGCGGGCTCCTTCGAGGCTTATTTCATTGATACTGACAAGCAGGCGATTCCGCTAGATGCGAGGCCCTTGCGCGAGGAGCGCAGGGAGTAG